One Caretta caretta isolate rCarCar2 chromosome 6, rCarCar1.hap1, whole genome shotgun sequence genomic region harbors:
- the LOC125639051 gene encoding uncharacterized protein LOC125639051: MQSSSAEVTMMESQNRKRAPAWTEREVRDLIAVWGEESVLSELRSSFRNAKTFVKISQGMKDRGHNRDPKQCCVKLKELRQAYQKNREANGRSGSEPQTCCFYDELHAILGGSATTTPAVLFDSFNGDGGNTEAGFGDEEDDDDEVVDSSQQASGETGFPDSQELFLTLDLEPVPPEPTQGCLLDPAGGEGTSAACVSMITGSSPSQRLVKLRKKKNRTRDEMFSELMLSSHTDREQTNAWRQIMSECRKAQNDREERWRAEESKWRAEDRAEAQMWRQRDERRQDSMLRLLEDQTSMLQCMVELQQRQLEHRLPLQPLCNQPPSSPSSIAFTPRCPRMRRGGLRPTSHSTTEDCPKKRRLSFNKF, translated from the exons atgcagagctcatcagcagaggtgaccatgatggagtcccagaatcgcaaaagagctccagcatggaccgaacgggaggtacgggatctgatcgctgtttggggagaggaatccgtgctatcagaactccgttccagttttcgaaatgccaaaacctttgtgaaaatctcccagggcatgaaggacagaggccataacagggacccgaagcaatgctgcgtgaaactgaaggagctgaggcaagcctaccagaaaaacagagaggcgaatggccgctccgggtcagagccccaaacatgctgcttctatgatgagctgcatgccattttagggggttcagccaccactaccccagccgtgttgtttgactccttcaatggagatggaggcaatacggaagcaggttttggggacgaagaagatgatgatgatgaggttgtagatagctcacagcaagcaagcggagaaaccggttttcccgacagccaggaactgtttctcaccctggacctggagccagtaccccccgaacccacccaaggctgcctcctggacccagcaggcggagaagggacctccg ctgcatgtgtttcaatgatcacaggatcttctccttcccagaggctagtgaagcttagaaagaaaaaaaaccgcactcgcgatgaaatgttctccgagctcatgctgtcctcccacactgacagagaacagacgaatgcgtggaggcaaataatgtcagagtgcaggaaagcacaaaatgaccgggaggagaggtggcgggctgaagagagtaagtggcgggctgaagacagggctgaagctcaaatgtggcggcagcgtgatgagaggaggcaggattcaatgctgaggctgctggaggaccaaaccagtatgctccagtgtatggttgagctgcagcaaaggcagctggagcacagactgccactacagcccctgtgtaaccaaccgccctcctccccaagttccatagccttcacacccagatgcccaagaatgcggagggggggcctccggccaaccagccactccaccacagaggattgccccaaaaaaagaaggctgtcattcaataaattttaa